A region of Candidatus Obscuribacter sp. DNA encodes the following proteins:
- a CDS encoding site-specific DNA-methyltransferase produces MPTVEKVRERLVDKLKELFQLDQPDLDFGFYRIMHVKADQVRSFIENDLLSTVQDCFRNPPPARIEELRSEYEKAVQTAREFGAEEPEKTEPVKKAKAALEASTTNSSHESEVYDHLYRFFKRYYEDADFISRRYFTRETTGKAAPYAIPYNGEEVKLHWTNVDQYFIKSSEYFTNFTVDLKYINEQLSIALKSEPIRLCFRVISASEGEHGEIKPSDTTKRFFLIHKAKPLEFAESGDLNVNFEYRPDLDKPAKERDTAWRDKRNKEAALAILSELEKKSITNTKAAEYLRLLQTPAPTESDKKRPVLEKYINQYTARNCTDYFIHKDLGGFLRRELDFYIKNEVMRLDDIESAEAPIVETYLSKLRVLRSIGGKLADFLAQLEDFQKRLWLKKKFVVETHWCISLRTVLSVENENVRHNLMTSILNNHQQFLEWQSLGFISKEIVSEKIPRDEAFLSSHPTLMVDTRNFDISFTQLLLDSIVDLEEHIDGLLINSDNFHGLSIIQKRFFGQVRCIVIDPPYNRLSDGFPYKDSYRHASWLTMMRDRTELGWTLLRNDGALFSNIDENERDSLQVVLDGIFGRDNRVEELIWAQNTTHSQSPLYSTNHEYVQVYARDRITAERDPLMFREPKPGFSEVTELVKRMNDSYPPVSQVESEIKTTFKQHIEEYKAELREQGLQYDEETKKQDPWRGIYNYSHVEYRDARWIFVRDSDARDAKAELWVWREDNPSGPAQKQADSTRDPNDPNYRFYRPLHPENKQPCPYPKRGWLWPFTWPDKTRDCFKDLDLAGRIAWGDDETKIPQYKRFLHEVETNVAKSVFHDYTDGEKQIAALFGSTGLFPTPKPTTLPIRFISQVAEKNDLILDYFSGSGTTGHATIHLNREDGGRRQFVLIEQANYFWTILLPRLKKVIYTPEWKDGVPSRPPTDQESDFSPRVLKIVRLETLKIRSITLNTVLPTLGNQSLRKHLLLRRLICSTTCWM; encoded by the coding sequence ATGCCAACCGTCGAGAAAGTTCGAGAAAGACTAGTCGATAAACTTAAGGAGCTTTTTCAGCTAGATCAACCAGATCTCGACTTTGGGTTCTATCGAATTATGCACGTCAAAGCCGATCAAGTACGCTCTTTCATCGAGAATGACCTCTTATCTACTGTGCAAGATTGCTTCAGAAACCCGCCGCCAGCAAGAATAGAGGAACTGCGGTCTGAATATGAAAAGGCTGTTCAGACTGCTCGTGAGTTTGGTGCCGAAGAACCTGAGAAAACAGAGCCCGTCAAAAAAGCCAAAGCGGCCCTCGAAGCATCAACAACTAACTCTTCCCACGAAAGCGAAGTTTACGATCATTTATACCGTTTCTTCAAGCGTTATTATGAGGATGCCGATTTCATTTCTCGGCGATATTTCACGAGAGAGACTACAGGGAAAGCGGCTCCTTATGCCATTCCATACAATGGTGAAGAAGTAAAACTGCATTGGACAAATGTCGATCAATATTTCATCAAGTCGTCCGAATACTTTACGAATTTTACCGTTGATCTGAAATACATCAATGAGCAATTGTCCATAGCTCTAAAATCAGAACCGATTAGACTGTGCTTTCGAGTCATCAGTGCGTCGGAAGGTGAGCATGGTGAAATCAAGCCTTCTGATACAACAAAGCGCTTCTTCTTGATACATAAAGCTAAACCACTCGAATTTGCCGAGAGTGGAGACCTTAATGTCAACTTCGAATATCGACCCGACCTCGATAAGCCAGCCAAAGAGAGGGATACCGCTTGGCGCGACAAGCGAAATAAGGAAGCGGCATTGGCAATACTTAGTGAATTGGAAAAGAAGTCGATCACTAATACAAAGGCAGCAGAGTATCTGCGACTTTTGCAAACACCTGCTCCCACCGAATCAGATAAGAAAAGACCAGTTCTCGAAAAATATATCAACCAATACACAGCAAGAAATTGCACTGATTACTTTATACATAAAGACCTGGGCGGGTTTCTACGACGCGAACTAGACTTCTACATAAAGAACGAAGTCATGCGCTTAGACGATATTGAAAGTGCAGAAGCTCCCATAGTAGAAACCTATCTGTCCAAGCTCAGAGTGTTGCGCAGCATTGGTGGCAAGCTGGCGGATTTTCTAGCTCAACTGGAGGATTTTCAAAAAAGACTTTGGCTGAAGAAAAAGTTTGTTGTAGAGACGCATTGGTGCATCTCGCTTCGCACGGTGCTCTCCGTCGAGAATGAAAACGTGCGACATAACTTGATGACGAGCATTCTGAACAATCATCAGCAGTTTTTAGAATGGCAATCGCTCGGCTTCATTAGTAAAGAGATAGTTTCTGAAAAAATTCCGAGAGACGAAGCATTTTTGTCTTCACATCCGACTTTAATGGTGGACACCAGAAATTTTGACATTTCTTTTACCCAGCTTCTCTTAGACAGTATTGTCGATCTTGAAGAACACATAGACGGACTGCTCATAAACAGTGATAATTTTCACGGATTGTCTATTATTCAAAAGCGATTTTTTGGACAAGTGAGGTGTATCGTGATCGACCCTCCTTATAATCGGCTTAGCGATGGCTTCCCTTATAAAGATAGCTATCGGCATGCATCGTGGCTGACAATGATGCGGGATCGAACAGAATTGGGTTGGACACTATTACGAAACGACGGCGCACTTTTTTCCAATATTGATGAAAATGAGCGAGACAGCTTACAAGTTGTCTTAGATGGAATTTTTGGAAGAGATAACCGAGTCGAAGAACTAATTTGGGCCCAAAATACGACGCACAGTCAGTCGCCGCTATATTCAACCAATCACGAGTATGTTCAAGTATATGCTCGTGATCGCATTACTGCAGAACGCGATCCTTTAATGTTTCGAGAGCCGAAGCCCGGATTCTCTGAAGTAACCGAATTGGTCAAGCGAATGAACGATTCGTACCCTCCAGTGTCACAGGTTGAATCCGAAATTAAGACCACCTTTAAGCAACACATTGAGGAATACAAGGCGGAGCTGCGTGAACAAGGACTTCAGTACGATGAGGAGACTAAGAAGCAAGATCCATGGCGCGGAATCTACAACTATTCTCATGTTGAATACCGAGATGCCCGGTGGATTTTTGTACGGGATTCCGATGCCCGAGACGCTAAAGCGGAGCTTTGGGTTTGGAGAGAAGACAATCCGTCCGGCCCCGCTCAAAAACAGGCAGACAGTACGCGAGATCCTAATGATCCAAATTACCGATTCTATCGACCACTGCATCCAGAAAACAAACAACCATGTCCATACCCTAAAAGAGGCTGGTTGTGGCCTTTTACCTGGCCAGATAAAACACGGGATTGTTTCAAGGACTTAGACCTAGCCGGGCGTATAGCATGGGGAGACGATGAAACGAAAATACCCCAATACAAACGTTTCTTACATGAGGTCGAGACTAACGTCGCGAAATCTGTATTTCATGATTACACAGATGGCGAAAAACAGATTGCTGCCTTGTTTGGTTCTACTGGGTTGTTTCCCACGCCGAAACCAACTACGTTACCGATAAGATTCATATCTCAAGTTGCAGAAAAAAACGACTTGATCTTGGATTATTTCTCTGGCTCCGGGACGACAGGACACGCGACTATTCATTTGAACCGCGAAGACGGCGGACGACGGCAATTCGTTCTCATCGAGCAGGCCAATTACTTCTGGACTATTTTGCTCCCAAGGCTAAAGAAGGTTATCTACACGCCAGAATGGAAAGATGGGGTCCCCAGCCGACCTCCAACAGACCAGGAATCCGATTTCTCCCCCCGAGTTCTCAAAATTGTCCGATTAGAAACCCTGAAGATTCGCTCAATAACCTTGAACACAGTACTACCAACGCTCGGGAATCAAAGCTTGCGCAAACACCTTCTCTTAAGGAGGCTTATATGCTCCACTACATGCTGGATGTAG
- a CDS encoding DEAD/DEAH box helicase family protein produces MARKSPAITAKTHKFRNKLILNQWIISLLGIDPLAENTLNGQKVQPFHCLSEPLKHSPEGLDADNLHFFYHALVNSSLFWNDFCALSRDQILRFDENIVAHTHAINQKRQLPVTWKYYQWLTLLFVEVYLDRFFSNKQQLLSELNAYIQRFNDRWQDYADIPYYTEDDLNKVCLQNATGSGKTLLMHINLLQYRHYAKKFGKEKELSRVILLTPNERLSAQHICELRESDISASSYLQTRGGLFGQAQGLNRVDVLEITKLSDQDGLNTIASRSLGDQNLLLVDEGHRGMSSKEEGAWFTRRGNLCEKGFTFEYSATFEQAVMSAGSVTFENSYAKTVIFDYSYRWFYEDGFGKDYQILNLPGAFEEAQSLYLTACLLKFYQQLRIYEHQRILFEPFNLEKPLWVFVGSTVSGKLTKDEQIVATDVAQIIQFIAKFLDDRKGTLRRMNEVLTGRGRDTGLLDKNGNDIFAGAFSFLTRALNGSETIETMYQDILSRFFNSPAGGILCLDRIKGESGEIALRVGSSEIPFGLINVGDAKSLCDHIAELASQQNDKITIEESNFSEAMFESIKDSTSPLNLLIGSKKFVEGWDCWRVSTMGLMHVGRSEGSQIIQLFGRGVRLKGFGWSLKRSGHTNVQNRPTDIEELETLNVFGVEADFMERFRDFLKEEGLPGNERRTCISIPLNVTYDFGKKLSILRPKRKSSDGKEYDFKKDAAVPAVGDIPDYLTSNPVVSDWYPRIQFLASKNAIGSTKKDSVSFREEHLTFLNFDALFFELEKFKNERAWYNLNITKDGLRTVLMDPTWYTLHLPETRLRLSAYEDTLLLQQVATELLKRYCDRLYNYRKREFLEPRLELRELTADDDNLPRTDNYQLIVDGDEVQLIQAIQQIKQEIESSKSALIRVGDLNACNFRTHLFQPLFHVRRGGKITVLPVALNESEYQFITDLKSWCETRNAGSAEDSELFLLRNLSRGRGIGFFEAGNFHPDFILWMFLNGKQYITFIEPHGLLHEGPASDKVLFATRIKDVEKRLNDPDIVLNSFILSWTKYPQLQWEQTRAELEEKHVLFMTDDRDHYLDKLFTKIAPAACRA; encoded by the coding sequence TTGGCACGTAAGAGCCCAGCAATAACTGCAAAGACACACAAGTTCAGAAACAAGCTAATTCTGAACCAGTGGATTATCAGCCTTCTTGGAATTGATCCGCTGGCCGAGAATACACTAAATGGACAAAAGGTACAGCCCTTCCATTGTCTGTCGGAACCACTCAAGCATTCACCAGAAGGTCTAGATGCAGACAACCTCCACTTTTTCTACCACGCACTCGTTAACAGCAGTTTATTCTGGAATGACTTTTGTGCGCTTAGCAGAGATCAAATTCTTAGATTTGACGAAAACATTGTTGCCCACACGCATGCCATTAATCAAAAACGTCAATTACCAGTAACGTGGAAATACTATCAATGGTTGACACTTCTGTTTGTGGAAGTCTATCTCGATCGTTTCTTCAGTAATAAGCAGCAGCTACTATCTGAGTTGAATGCATATATTCAGCGGTTCAACGATCGCTGGCAAGACTACGCCGATATTCCATACTACACTGAAGATGACCTAAACAAGGTCTGCTTGCAAAATGCAACGGGAAGCGGAAAGACTCTTCTGATGCATATCAACTTGCTCCAATATCGCCATTACGCTAAGAAGTTTGGCAAAGAGAAGGAGCTTTCCCGTGTGATTCTGCTTACTCCAAATGAGCGTCTCTCTGCGCAACACATTTGTGAGTTAAGAGAGAGTGACATTTCAGCGAGCAGCTATCTGCAAACGCGCGGCGGATTATTTGGACAGGCTCAAGGTCTTAATCGTGTAGATGTTCTAGAAATTACCAAATTGTCTGACCAAGATGGACTCAATACAATTGCGTCAAGAAGTCTTGGAGACCAGAACTTACTTTTGGTAGATGAAGGTCATCGCGGCATGAGCTCAAAGGAGGAGGGGGCTTGGTTTACTCGGCGGGGTAATCTCTGTGAAAAGGGATTTACATTTGAATACTCGGCCACGTTCGAACAAGCCGTCATGTCAGCAGGCAGTGTGACTTTCGAAAACAGCTACGCTAAAACGGTCATCTTTGACTACTCCTATCGTTGGTTCTACGAGGACGGGTTTGGAAAAGACTATCAAATACTCAACTTGCCGGGAGCATTCGAAGAAGCCCAATCACTTTATTTAACAGCTTGCCTTCTGAAATTTTATCAGCAGTTGCGAATTTACGAGCACCAACGAATCCTGTTCGAACCATTCAATCTAGAAAAGCCCTTATGGGTGTTTGTAGGAAGTACAGTATCTGGAAAGCTGACAAAAGATGAACAGATCGTGGCTACCGATGTCGCCCAGATTATCCAGTTCATTGCCAAGTTTTTGGACGATCGCAAAGGCACATTGCGGCGAATGAACGAAGTCCTGACTGGTCGCGGGCGCGATACTGGGCTTTTGGACAAGAACGGAAACGACATTTTTGCGGGCGCATTTTCTTTTTTGACACGAGCACTCAATGGAAGCGAGACTATTGAGACAATGTATCAAGACATTCTTAGCCGTTTTTTTAATAGCCCTGCCGGTGGTATTTTGTGTCTTGACCGAATAAAAGGAGAGTCCGGTGAAATTGCACTTCGGGTTGGTTCTTCAGAGATCCCATTTGGGCTAATCAATGTCGGCGATGCTAAGTCGTTGTGTGATCATATTGCGGAACTCGCGTCGCAGCAGAACGATAAAATCACAATAGAAGAAAGTAACTTTTCGGAGGCTATGTTTGAATCTATTAAAGATTCAACTTCTCCACTAAATTTGCTAATTGGCTCAAAGAAGTTCGTTGAGGGTTGGGACTGCTGGCGGGTCAGCACAATGGGACTTATGCATGTCGGACGGTCAGAAGGCTCGCAGATCATTCAGCTATTTGGTCGCGGGGTCCGCCTAAAGGGATTCGGTTGGAGTCTAAAGAGAAGTGGACACACGAACGTTCAAAATCGCCCCACCGATATAGAAGAACTCGAAACATTGAACGTATTCGGCGTGGAAGCAGATTTCATGGAAAGGTTTCGTGATTTTCTGAAAGAAGAAGGTCTCCCAGGAAATGAGCGCCGCACTTGTATTTCTATTCCATTGAATGTGACTTACGACTTTGGAAAGAAACTAAGCATTCTTCGGCCAAAGCGAAAGTCCTCAGACGGAAAAGAGTACGATTTCAAAAAGGATGCGGCAGTTCCAGCAGTGGGTGACATACCGGACTATCTAACAAGTAATCCAGTAGTATCGGACTGGTATCCGAGAATCCAATTTCTAGCATCGAAGAATGCAATAGGTTCGACAAAAAAAGATTCTGTCTCCTTTCGCGAAGAACACTTAACGTTTCTAAATTTTGATGCCCTCTTTTTTGAACTAGAAAAATTCAAAAATGAACGCGCCTGGTATAACCTCAACATCACTAAGGACGGACTAAGAACCGTTCTGATGGATCCTACTTGGTACACACTGCATCTACCGGAAACTCGGCTCCGGCTCTCAGCATACGAGGACACCTTGTTGCTACAACAAGTTGCAACAGAGTTGCTGAAGCGATACTGCGATCGTTTATACAATTACCGCAAACGAGAATTTCTAGAACCCCGCTTAGAATTGCGAGAACTCACTGCTGATGATGACAACTTGCCGCGCACTGACAATTATCAACTGATCGTTGACGGAGACGAAGTTCAGTTGATTCAAGCGATTCAGCAAATCAAACAGGAGATCGAATCAAGCAAAAGTGCGCTGATCCGAGTCGGTGATTTGAACGCATGCAATTTCCGTACACATTTGTTCCAGCCGCTGTTTCATGTGCGTCGCGGCGGCAAAATCACAGTCCTTCCTGTAGCCCTCAATGAAAGCGAATATCAATTCATCACAGATTTGAAATCGTGGTGCGAGACTCGCAATGCCGGTTCCGCAGAGGATAGCGAACTATTTTTACTTCGAAACCTCAGCCGCGGCCGCGGAATCGGCTTTTTTGAGGCAGGCAATTTCCATCCAGACTTTATATTGTGGATGTTTCTGAATGGAAAACAATATATCACTTTCATTGAGCCTCATGGATTGCTGCACGAAGGACCGGCAAGTGATAAAGTCCTTTTTGCTACTAGGATAAAAGACGTTGAGAAACGTTTGAATGACCCAGACATCGTCCTAAACAGTTTCATTCTCTCCTGGACCAAATACCCTCAACTACAGTGGGAGCAAACACGGGCTGAGCTAGAAGAGAAGCACGTTCTTTTTATGACAGATGACCGCGATCATTACCTAGACAAGTTATTCACTAAGATTGCACCAGCCGCATGCAGAGCTTGA
- a CDS encoding DEAD/DEAH box helicase, whose product MNPLRLFENQKDMFLRYLDSPFDIRYRDLTLERRQLLDQDGRIYRYPLIEPVATYRSTGQSFAQAAQELLQGSWQPQEIADASDFISHGLFSHQFELYQHQKDVFNEVVVNQKDAVVTTGTGSGKTECFLLPVVASIVRESAGWTPPGQAPTPRDWWNGFQMQGAGTRRSWHPRVSQRAHETRTAGVRALILVPVKCLSRGSAS is encoded by the coding sequence ATGAATCCTCTTCGGCTCTTTGAGAATCAGAAGGACATGTTTCTGCGTTACCTAGATAGTCCCTTTGACATCAGGTATCGAGACCTAACACTGGAACGGCGACAACTACTCGATCAGGACGGAAGAATCTATCGTTATCCCCTCATTGAGCCGGTGGCTACCTATCGCTCTACCGGACAGTCTTTCGCACAAGCGGCGCAGGAGTTACTGCAAGGTAGTTGGCAACCGCAGGAAATAGCTGATGCTTCTGACTTTATTTCGCATGGACTGTTCAGCCACCAGTTTGAGCTTTATCAACATCAGAAGGATGTTTTTAACGAGGTTGTTGTCAACCAGAAAGATGCTGTCGTCACTACAGGCACGGGCTCGGGGAAGACAGAGTGTTTTTTGCTTCCAGTAGTTGCCTCAATTGTGCGTGAATCCGCTGGTTGGACACCGCCAGGCCAGGCTCCAACGCCTCGAGATTGGTGGAATGGTTTTCAAATGCAGGGAGCGGGAACAAGACGCAGTTGGCATCCGCGAGTTTCACAACGTGCTCATGAAACTAGAACAGCCGGTGTTCGTGCACTAATTTTAGTACCCGTTAAATGCCTTAGTAGAGGATCAGCTAGCTAG